A single region of the Methylocystis echinoides genome encodes:
- a CDS encoding Spy/CpxP family protein refolding chaperone encodes MDHGDIRHGGMDGMGRGSGRDGMGGMDGKGHGGGMMKEMMCGFTEHLDAGLAYLKTELKITEQQTPQWNAFADAWRAVAQKASAKCTLAGEHQMDAKQGVPGKLSMMETHMADHLEIVRAQKAALEPLYNVLTDEQKKAANETLTRVMKVGMSMGGGGMGGMQHDGDGGKGRGEMGRGGKGGMGHGGMGMGGMGMGGMGHGGMGQGGSMGGMHH; translated from the coding sequence ATGGACCACGGCGACATACGTCATGGCGGCATGGACGGCATGGGCCGTGGTAGCGGCAGGGATGGAATGGGTGGAATGGACGGCAAGGGCCACGGCGGCGGAATGATGAAAGAGATGATGTGCGGCTTCACGGAGCATCTCGACGCGGGGCTCGCTTATCTCAAAACCGAACTGAAAATCACCGAGCAACAGACACCGCAGTGGAACGCCTTCGCCGATGCTTGGCGAGCAGTCGCTCAGAAGGCGTCAGCGAAATGCACTTTAGCTGGTGAGCATCAGATGGATGCGAAACAGGGCGTTCCTGGCAAGCTCTCGATGATGGAGACGCACATGGCGGACCACCTTGAAATCGTACGCGCCCAGAAAGCCGCGCTGGAGCCTTTGTACAACGTCCTAACTGATGAACAAAAAAAGGCGGCGAACGAGACGCTGACGCGCGTTATGAAGGTCGGGATGTCAATGGGCGGAGGCGGCATGGGCGGCATGCAGCACGATGGCGACGGCGGCAAGGGCCGCGGGGAAATGGGTCGTGGCGGCAAGGGCGGAATGGGTCATGGAGGCATGGGAATGGGCGGAATGGGAATGGGCGGTATGGGACACGGAGGAATGGGCCAGGGTGGCAGCATGGGCGGCATGCACCACTGA
- a CDS encoding PepSY domain-containing protein, producing MTNALYSLPMGGFDLDSQNRPLRTTLEFDPTSFEQVKEERFSDRALIDRIVGVGVAAHEGQLFGWVNQLLGLLTAIGYLTLVVTSALMWWRRRPQGALGAPPALANGPRLASFVIGLVVILGILLPTLGLSLVFVLLAEQALRRLAPEASRWLGLAPTASPRAALR from the coding sequence GTGACGAACGCTCTCTACTCGCTGCCGATGGGTGGCTTCGATCTGGACTCTCAGAATCGCCCGCTGCGGACCACGCTGGAATTCGATCCGACCAGTTTTGAACAGGTAAAAGAGGAGCGATTTTCAGATCGCGCTCTGATCGATCGCATTGTTGGCGTCGGCGTGGCCGCGCATGAAGGGCAACTGTTCGGCTGGGTCAATCAATTGCTCGGATTGTTGACGGCGATCGGCTACCTGACCCTCGTCGTAACTTCGGCGCTGATGTGGTGGCGACGCAGGCCACAGGGGGCGCTCGGCGCTCCTCCTGCGCTTGCAAACGGGCCGAGGCTTGCATCCTTCGTCATCGGCCTTGTCGTCATCCTCGGAATATTGCTGCCAACACTCGGCTTGTCGCTTGTCTTTGTATTGCTCGCGGAACAAGCGCTGCGGAGGCTTGCGCCTGAAGCCAGCCGCTGGCTCGGGCTCGCCCCTACGGCCTCTCCCAGGGCTGCCCTTAGATGA
- a CDS encoding IS110 family transposase produces the protein MQKFARIGVDLAKNYFQVHALSAEGEPAVKRKLTRSKMREFFANTDPSQIGMEACGSAHYWARELAAMGHKVVLIAPSYTKPYVKRGKNDAVDAEAICEAMSRPDMRFVPIKSAEQQAALALHKARELLVKQQTMSVNALRGHLAEFGVVVAKGVGRVEELLAEAEDTSLPAALKATVKVLAQTLDGIEKAINALDKEIAGLHSQSETSRLLDGVPGIGKLIASMITASVPDPGAFKSARDFAAWLGLTPRQNSSGGKQTLGGITKQGNRHMRKLLVLSATSLLRRAGQHKGGLAEWIVALRLKKPARLVTVALANKLARTIWAIMKTGECFRTELYTRC, from the coding sequence ATGCAAAAATTTGCAAGAATTGGCGTCGATCTAGCCAAAAACTATTTTCAAGTGCACGCCTTATCGGCAGAAGGCGAACCCGCCGTCAAGCGCAAACTGACGCGGTCAAAAATGCGCGAGTTCTTTGCAAACACTGATCCGTCTCAAATCGGCATGGAGGCCTGCGGCTCAGCGCATTACTGGGCACGTGAACTCGCGGCGATGGGCCATAAGGTGGTGTTGATCGCGCCGTCGTACACCAAGCCATACGTCAAGCGGGGCAAGAATGACGCAGTTGACGCGGAAGCAATCTGCGAGGCGATGTCGCGCCCCGATATGCGCTTCGTGCCCATCAAGAGCGCCGAGCAGCAGGCTGCTTTGGCGCTGCACAAGGCCCGGGAGCTACTGGTGAAACAGCAAACGATGAGCGTCAACGCCCTTCGTGGCCATCTCGCGGAGTTCGGCGTCGTCGTCGCCAAAGGCGTCGGACGCGTAGAGGAGTTGCTCGCCGAGGCTGAAGACACGTCGCTTCCTGCCGCGCTCAAGGCAACGGTAAAGGTTCTGGCGCAGACGCTTGATGGTATCGAAAAGGCAATCAACGCGTTGGATAAGGAAATCGCTGGACTCCATTCGCAAAGCGAAACAAGTCGCTTGCTCGACGGCGTGCCGGGCATCGGCAAACTCATTGCTTCAATGATCACGGCCTCTGTGCCCGATCCGGGGGCGTTCAAATCGGCACGTGACTTCGCCGCCTGGCTTGGCCTCACGCCGCGACAGAACTCAAGCGGCGGGAAACAGACGCTTGGGGGTATAACCAAACAAGGCAACCGCCATATGAGAAAGCTGCTGGTTTTGTCGGCAACATCGTTGTTGCGTCGAGCTGGCCAACACAAGGGCGGGCTTGCCGAATGGATCGTGGCGCTGCGATTGAAGAAACCTGCGCGACTTGTCACCGTAGCGCTGGCGAACAAGCTTGCACGAACGATTTGGGCAATTATGAAGACCGGCGAATGTTTCCGAACAGAACTTTACACGAGATGCTGA
- the tnpA gene encoding IS66-like element accessory protein TnpA encodes MGGGERRRRWSDDEKAEAAEESFRPGVVVSQIARRRGLTPQQLFTWRREARQKAAASDGVPFAPVVVEPRGHTVLPAESKAITARPHVIELDVDGASVWIWRDADLGMVTAIIDALKSRP; translated from the coding sequence ATGGGCGGCGGGGAACGCCGGCGCCGATGGTCGGATGACGAGAAGGCGGAAGCGGCGGAGGAATCGTTTCGGCCCGGCGTAGTTGTCTCGCAGATTGCGCGGCGTCGGGGATTGACCCCGCAGCAATTGTTCACCTGGCGGCGCGAAGCACGCCAAAAGGCAGCGGCTTCCGATGGGGTTCCCTTCGCGCCGGTAGTTGTTGAGCCGCGAGGGCATACGGTGCTACCGGCGGAGAGCAAGGCGATTACCGCCCGGCCGCATGTGATCGAACTCGACGTCGATGGCGCGAGCGTCTGGATCTGGCGCGACGCCGATCTCGGCATGGTTACGGCCATTATCGACGCATTGAAGTCCCGGCCATGA
- the tnpB gene encoding IS66 family insertion sequence element accessory protein TnpB (TnpB, as the term is used for proteins encoded by IS66 family insertion elements, is considered an accessory protein, since TnpC, encoded by a neighboring gene, is a DDE family transposase.) codes for MIGPTGAVRVMVATKPVDFRKGAEGLAALVRETIGADPFDGAIYVFRAKRADRIKLVYWDGTGVCLFAKRLEDGEFRWPKIEDGTMRLSATQFSALLEGLDWRRVQCAKETPAPALSG; via the coding sequence ATGATCGGCCCGACTGGCGCGGTGCGTGTAATGGTGGCGACGAAGCCCGTGGACTTTCGCAAGGGCGCCGAAGGTCTCGCCGCCCTGGTGCGTGAAACGATAGGAGCGGACCCTTTCGACGGGGCCATCTACGTTTTCCGAGCCAAGCGCGCGGATCGGATCAAGTTGGTCTACTGGGACGGCACAGGCGTCTGTCTCTTCGCCAAGCGGCTCGAGGATGGCGAGTTTCGCTGGCCGAAGATCGAAGACGGAACGATGCGGCTTTCCGCGACGCAATTTTCGGCGCTGCTCGAGGGGCTCGATTGGCGGCGCGTCCAATGCGCGAAAGAGACGCCGGCGCCGGCATTGTCGGGATGA
- a CDS encoding diacylglycerol kinase family protein, with product MQKAGSAMNDRRERVERAIKSKKRAAFIVNTRSSQGAEYYREAKQKVVDSGFALDAADPVGEAQRLPDLVQQAIRRGHNLVIVGGGDGTIHSVAHLFAYADVALGILPLGTANNYARQLGLPLNLAGAVDVLVSGKVSEVDMGQINGHCFVNGASVGLPAAIAKATARIMKSWFGRLAYAVVAAGRFIGYKPFAVRISTANGARTFEALDIWIAKGGYEGGVLVAPEAKLDSGELTLSILEGKSKWNLLKEWAKTALAFVFPPSEREVLHADSFVMDASPKQDVSIDGDVLIQTSGIPSFFRRMRRSDLKKDVD from the coding sequence ATGCAGAAGGCGGGGTCGGCGATGAATGATCGGCGCGAACGGGTCGAAAGAGCCATCAAAAGCAAAAAACGTGCTGCCTTCATCGTTAACACGCGGTCAAGTCAAGGCGCTGAATACTACCGCGAGGCCAAGCAAAAGGTGGTCGATAGCGGCTTTGCCTTGGATGCCGCCGATCCGGTCGGAGAAGCGCAGCGGCTCCCCGACCTTGTCCAGCAAGCCATCCGGCGAGGACATAATCTTGTTATTGTCGGCGGCGGAGATGGAACCATTCATTCTGTCGCCCATCTTTTTGCCTACGCCGACGTTGCGCTTGGGATTCTGCCGCTAGGAACGGCGAACAATTATGCACGGCAATTGGGGCTCCCTTTGAATCTAGCCGGCGCCGTCGATGTGCTCGTCTCGGGCAAGGTCTCAGAGGTCGACATGGGCCAGATCAACGGCCATTGTTTCGTAAATGGAGCATCGGTAGGCCTACCGGCAGCGATTGCAAAAGCCACGGCCAGGATTATGAAGTCCTGGTTTGGCAGATTGGCTTATGCAGTTGTCGCAGCTGGGCGATTTATTGGGTACAAGCCCTTCGCCGTCAGAATAAGCACTGCGAATGGAGCCCGCACCTTCGAAGCCCTGGATATCTGGATTGCAAAAGGCGGCTATGAGGGGGGCGTCCTGGTTGCGCCAGAGGCGAAACTGGACAGCGGCGAACTAACCCTCTCCATTCTCGAAGGCAAATCAAAATGGAATTTGCTCAAAGAGTGGGCAAAAACAGCATTGGCGTTTGTATTCCCTCCTTCGGAGCGAGAAGTACTTCACGCCGATAGCTTTGTGATGGACGCCAGTCCAAAACAAGACGTTTCAATTGACGGGGACGTTCTAATACAAACCTCAGGCATCCCCTCATTTTTCAGACGCATGAGAAGGTCTGATTTAAAGAAGGATGTTGATTGA
- a CDS encoding IS110 family transposase, which yields MNCRCILTAPFFANLPPCIVGMEASNGAHYWAKTFSELGHDVRLISQQFVTPYVKSNKNDRNDAEAICEAVGRPNMRFVPVKSAEQLAIQAIHRIRSRLVANRVRPVNQIRGLLGEHGVVIAQAIGNLRRALPRIVDEESNGLNSIVRELIGELREELIDLDKRVAIYDRKIRELYRTSEACQRLGMVEGIGPITATALVAAAGDAKCFKNGRQFAAWIGLVPRQRSSGGRSRLLGISKRGDRYLRTLLIHGARAALGRIRGKQDPRSLWLLKARERHHPNVVAVALANKNARIAWSLIASGMNYDQRLTVSSA from the coding sequence TTGAACTGCCGATGTATCCTGACAGCGCCCTTCTTCGCGAATCTTCCGCCCTGCATTGTTGGAATGGAAGCCTCGAACGGCGCGCATTATTGGGCCAAGACGTTCTCCGAGCTTGGGCATGACGTTCGATTGATCAGCCAGCAGTTCGTCACGCCATACGTAAAATCCAACAAGAATGATCGGAATGACGCCGAGGCGATCTGTGAAGCAGTCGGCCGTCCGAACATGCGGTTCGTTCCGGTCAAATCCGCCGAACAGCTGGCGATCCAGGCTATTCATCGGATTCGCAGTCGTCTAGTCGCCAATAGGGTTAGACCTGTGAACCAGATCCGCGGCCTACTCGGCGAGCACGGCGTCGTTATTGCGCAGGCCATCGGCAATCTTCGGCGCGCTTTGCCGCGGATCGTCGACGAGGAAAGCAACGGTCTGAACAGCATTGTTCGGGAGTTGATCGGCGAATTGCGGGAGGAATTGATCGACCTTGATAAGCGGGTCGCAATTTACGATCGCAAAATCCGGGAATTGTATCGAACAAGCGAAGCATGTCAGCGCCTCGGCATGGTCGAAGGAATTGGACCTATTACTGCGACAGCGCTGGTCGCAGCGGCTGGCGATGCAAAATGCTTCAAGAATGGACGACAGTTCGCGGCATGGATCGGACTTGTCCCGAGACAACGATCGAGTGGCGGCCGATCGCGGCTGCTCGGCATCAGCAAACGCGGCGACCGATATCTTCGCACCTTGCTTATCCACGGCGCACGCGCCGCCTTGGGCCGGATACGAGGGAAGCAGGATCCGAGAAGCCTTTGGCTGCTCAAAGCGCGCGAACGCCATCATCCAAATGTCGTCGCCGTCGCGCTCGCCAACAAGAACGCTCGGATCGCATGGAGCTTGATCGCCAGCGGCATGAACTACGATCAGCGTCTAACCGTCAGCTCGGCCTAA
- a CDS encoding IS5 family transposase: MSPTRKPYPSDVSDEEWSLVAPYLTLMDEGAPQRQHSLRELFNGLRYVLRYGIAWRAMPNDLPPWFAVYQQSQRWLAAGVFEALAQDLRALLRVASGRATEPTAAIIDSRTLRSTPESGPRAGYDGAKRKRGSKLHMAVDTLGHLLALHVTRANVDDRAEVGKLAAAVQEATSESVELIYVDQGYTGENAAEAAKAQGAELCVVKLAEAKKGFVLLPKRWVVERSFAWATRCRRLVKDYERYAQTLAGLHVVAFACLMLKRAAEFMLQGA, encoded by the coding sequence ATGTCTCCGACTCGTAAACCTTATCCTTCTGATGTCAGCGACGAAGAGTGGTCGCTGGTTGCGCCTTATCTGACGCTCATGGACGAAGGCGCGCCTCAGCGTCAACATTCGCTGCGCGAGCTGTTCAACGGCCTGCGTTATGTGCTGCGCTACGGCATCGCATGGCGCGCCATGCCTAACGATCTACCACCGTGGTTCGCCGTTTATCAGCAATCCCAGCGCTGGCTGGCGGCGGGCGTGTTCGAGGCGCTGGCACAGGATCTGCGCGCCCTTTTGCGCGTCGCGTCCGGTCGCGCCACGGAGCCGACGGCGGCGATAATCGACAGCCGGACCTTGCGCTCGACCCCGGAGAGCGGCCCGCGGGCGGGCTACGACGGCGCCAAGCGAAAGCGGGGTTCGAAGCTGCACATGGCGGTTGACACTTTGGGCCATTTGCTGGCGCTGCATGTCACGCGGGCAAATGTCGACGACCGCGCCGAGGTCGGCAAGCTCGCCGCCGCCGTGCAGGAAGCGACGAGCGAGAGCGTCGAACTCATTTATGTTGATCAGGGCTACACCGGCGAGAACGCTGCCGAGGCGGCAAAGGCGCAGGGCGCCGAACTTTGCGTCGTCAAACTGGCCGAAGCGAAGAAAGGCTTCGTGTTGCTGCCCAAGCGATGGGTGGTCGAGCGTTCATTCGCCTGGGCGACACGATGCAGGCGGCTCGTCAAAGATTACGAGCGCTATGCCCAAACCCTCGCAGGCCTCCACGTCGTCGCCTTCGCATGTCTCATGCTCAAACGCGCCGCAGAATTCATGCTCCAAGGTGCATAA
- a CDS encoding TMEM175 family protein: MSQDRETHRIEAFSDGVFAIAVTLLVLEIKVPSRDTVLSHGMTVALLELWPSYLAFLISFITILVIWSHHHWIFAAIRRADLVLVYWNGLLLLFVTFVPFPTGLLAEYLLHPDAKVAASLYTGTFLAISLVFHGLWLHASKQGKLLAIDATTSEHENAMRITSHYRLGPILYFGAFGTSFITEMGSVTMCLLLALFFAFRGWPSDVGTNESSRIGTWWAKG; encoded by the coding sequence ATGTCACAAGATAGGGAAACCCACCGGATCGAGGCGTTTAGTGATGGAGTATTCGCAATCGCCGTTACACTCCTCGTTCTGGAAATAAAAGTTCCAAGTCGGGACACAGTATTATCGCACGGTATGACGGTCGCGCTCCTTGAGCTCTGGCCTAGTTATCTCGCCTTTTTGATCTCCTTTATCACGATTCTCGTCATTTGGTCTCACCATCACTGGATATTTGCTGCAATCCGACGGGCGGATCTTGTTCTGGTTTATTGGAACGGCTTGCTGCTGCTTTTTGTCACGTTTGTTCCATTCCCTACTGGGTTACTCGCGGAATATCTCTTACATCCGGACGCTAAAGTTGCAGCGAGCTTATACACGGGAACGTTTCTGGCGATTTCGCTTGTATTTCACGGGTTGTGGCTTCACGCGTCAAAGCAGGGAAAGCTGCTGGCGATAGACGCAACCACTTCGGAGCACGAGAACGCAATGCGCATCACCAGCCACTACAGGCTTGGCCCTATCCTCTATTTTGGCGCGTTCGGAACGTCTTTCATCACGGAGATGGGGAGCGTGACGATGTGTCTCTTATTGGCGCTTTTTTTTGCGTTTCGTGGATGGCCGAGCGATGTTGGAACTAACGAGTCGTCGCGCATTGGGACTTGGTGGGCTAAAGGGTAG
- a CDS encoding TIGR02300 family protein, translating to MAKSELGEKRRCLNCSTPFFDLNRNPIVCPKCKAVFHVVEIVRSSSKYARPHPAEFSGGALAGACPADAVLLDDEREDGESTIRPTEQHDETDKSEVPA from the coding sequence ATGGCCAAATCGGAACTCGGCGAAAAGCGTCGATGTTTGAATTGTAGCACTCCTTTTTTTGACCTCAATCGCAACCCGATCGTCTGCCCAAAATGCAAAGCGGTCTTTCATGTCGTGGAGATTGTGCGCTCGTCGTCCAAATACGCGCGGCCGCACCCTGCCGAATTCAGTGGCGGTGCCTTGGCGGGCGCATGCCCGGCTGATGCGGTCTTGTTAGACGACGAGAGAGAAGATGGAGAGAGCACCATCCGGCCAACAGAGCAGCATGATGAGACCGACAAATCCGAAGTTCCGGCCTGA
- a CDS encoding serine protease produces MIDSLLLTAVRICTFRQRQLLTNATSFFFERDQRLFLVTSRHVLCDELSNHFPDRIEIELHVDQENMVKSTGFSILLYRDGRAVWRQGKDAAGAIDVAVIEIERQSLPPSLVYRAFTPDHLLNPLHHVDVGTSLLVVGFPLGFHDTLHHLPIVRQGVIASSFGLRFEGRGYFLTDARTHRGTSGAPVAMRASDQTAAQDVLPWRLLGVHSSRLDIGNRDLNLDEALGLNCVWYPDILLTLTENVHEY; encoded by the coding sequence ATAATCGACTCACTTCTGCTCACAGCAGTAAGGATCTGCACTTTCCGACAACGGCAATTGCTGACGAATGCAACCAGCTTTTTTTTCGAACGTGATCAACGCTTGTTCCTGGTAACAAGCCGGCACGTATTATGCGACGAACTAAGCAATCACTTCCCGGATCGGATCGAGATTGAACTGCACGTCGACCAAGAAAATATGGTCAAATCGACCGGGTTCTCAATTCTGCTGTATCGCGATGGCCGAGCTGTTTGGCGTCAGGGAAAGGATGCCGCTGGCGCGATAGACGTGGCGGTGATTGAGATTGAGCGGCAGTCATTGCCCCCGTCATTAGTGTACCGTGCTTTCACGCCCGACCACCTGCTCAACCCGCTGCACCATGTCGACGTCGGAACCTCGCTGCTCGTCGTCGGATTTCCGCTTGGTTTCCATGATACGCTCCACCACCTGCCGATCGTGCGTCAAGGCGTGATCGCTTCGTCATTCGGACTGCGTTTCGAGGGGCGTGGGTATTTCTTGACCGATGCACGCACCCATCGAGGCACGAGTGGCGCGCCCGTTGCAATGCGGGCATCGGATCAGACGGCGGCGCAAGACGTGCTGCCCTGGCGACTGCTCGGGGTTCATTCGTCTCGACTCGATATCGGCAACCGTGACCTTAACCTTGACGAGGCGCTGGGGCTCAATTGCGTCTGGTACCCCGACATCCTGCTCACGCTAACCGAAAACGTCCACGAGTACTAA
- a CDS encoding response regulator, protein MGLSQVYGFVKQSGGFVRIESAPQKGTSVHIYLPGRAQLPSVAAQHPPASDRVYSPCSKQGGKILVVEDQEEVRRQIVTTLQGIGCKTVEAGDGSTGLKLVESGEPFDLLVSDIGLPGLNGLQLAHAARAAYPDLPILLITGYAGKSAGTLQLAANMEVLRKPFRLDELAARVRSLFERAVAPEEEL, encoded by the coding sequence TTGGGCTTGTCGCAGGTTTACGGCTTCGTCAAACAATCAGGTGGGTTTGTGCGAATCGAAAGCGCCCCCCAGAAAGGAACTAGCGTTCATATCTACTTGCCGGGACGCGCCCAGCTTCCCTCCGTGGCCGCCCAACACCCGCCGGCCAGCGACAGGGTTTATTCTCCATGCTCAAAGCAGGGAGGCAAAATCCTGGTTGTCGAGGATCAAGAGGAGGTACGTCGCCAAATCGTCACCACGCTTCAGGGCATTGGCTGCAAGACGGTTGAAGCCGGCGATGGCTCGACTGGACTTAAACTGGTCGAGAGCGGCGAGCCGTTTGACCTCCTCGTCAGCGACATAGGCCTCCCCGGGTTGAATGGTCTGCAACTAGCACACGCCGCGCGCGCCGCGTACCCTGACTTGCCTATCTTGCTTATCACCGGCTACGCCGGCAAGTCCGCGGGAACATTGCAACTGGCGGCAAACATGGAGGTTCTGCGCAAGCCCTTCAGGCTCGACGAATTGGCCGCCAGGGTTCGGTCGTTGTTTGAGCGCGCCGTAGCGCCCGAGGAGGAGTTGTGA
- a CDS encoding ATP-binding protein, protein MDEIQKSQDCERCEADLFLESEALRRLNDASSRLWRTNSLRAGLEEMLVATIELLGARLGNVQLVDCATGKLTIAAQRGFNPDFLDFFREVCVDDGSACGRALKLGQRVVIEDVELDPLFAPYRAIARQAGFRAVLSTPLMGRTAEVLGMISAHFKGPHRPTQIDLECLDLYVLQASGFIERCRREEELRRRAEEREALLDALPAFIWLGEVESGVIRGNRAANQILTGALEAPPAVSVSENVAATGQPPDRRQLKQDGAEHQPEKSPIQKAMASGRPVHDAYIDFRLPDGRHIEAIGNAAPLFDASGAVRGGVAAFVDVTQRNQAERALRETEEFNRTIIDCSPDCIKVLDLDGRLLMINEAGRRLLEIDDAASLYGQDWRSIWPRFATNEAGDVLAQAKAGRSLRFEELHTTLKGTQKWWDVIMTPVRGGDGDVVRILSVSRDISDRKQTEDALRDADRRKDEFLATLAHELRNPLAAIANAVYLLKKSAGGSGSNTAQTPKLLAMAENQVGHLVRLVDDLLEVSRITSGKIQLKKQPVDLAEVLRQSVDASHAMAESLRHKISLALPDEPLMVDGDPVRLTQIFTNILNNAVKYTPLGGDIVVSTQRTQSACSVRIKDTGAGIPADMLSRIFDLFTQVDRTLVRSQGGIGLGLNLARRLCELHGGDIEAHSEGVGRGSEFIVRLPLMAPLLRRKVQLDTLKSKEFLLKRVMVVDDDSTVAESLAMILKDLGVVVKTATSGAEALNLLSQFWPELALIDIGMPGIDGYETARRIRRLPDGKNLVLAALSGWGRSEDRKRGVEAGFDRHFVKPIDLTELHELLLFGTREAHG, encoded by the coding sequence GTGGACGAGATTCAGAAATCCCAAGACTGCGAGCGCTGCGAAGCTGACCTCTTCTTAGAGTCGGAGGCGCTCAGGCGACTCAATGACGCCAGTTCGCGTCTTTGGCGGACAAACAGCCTGCGAGCAGGATTGGAAGAGATGCTCGTCGCGACGATCGAGCTACTCGGGGCTCGCTTAGGCAACGTGCAGCTCGTCGACTGCGCCACAGGAAAACTGACAATCGCCGCGCAACGCGGGTTTAACCCAGATTTTCTGGACTTCTTCAGAGAGGTTTGCGTTGATGACGGCTCCGCCTGCGGGCGGGCGCTTAAGTTGGGGCAACGTGTCGTCATTGAGGACGTTGAGCTTGACCCTCTGTTTGCCCCCTACCGGGCCATTGCGCGACAGGCGGGGTTCCGCGCCGTCCTGTCGACGCCGCTCATGGGTCGGACGGCAGAAGTGCTCGGGATGATCTCAGCGCATTTTAAAGGGCCCCACCGTCCCACCCAGATAGATTTGGAATGCCTTGACCTTTACGTCCTCCAAGCATCAGGCTTTATTGAGCGGTGCCGCCGCGAAGAAGAACTCCGACGGCGCGCTGAAGAGCGCGAGGCGCTTCTGGACGCATTGCCAGCGTTCATCTGGTTGGGGGAAGTCGAGAGCGGCGTTATCCGCGGCAATCGAGCAGCTAACCAGATTTTGACTGGGGCGCTGGAGGCGCCGCCGGCCGTAAGCGTTTCTGAAAATGTTGCTGCGACTGGACAACCGCCTGACCGGCGACAACTCAAGCAAGACGGAGCGGAACACCAACCTGAGAAATCACCCATCCAGAAAGCCATGGCGAGCGGGAGGCCCGTGCATGACGCCTATATTGACTTCCGGCTCCCAGACGGTCGTCACATCGAAGCCATCGGCAACGCCGCGCCACTGTTTGACGCAAGCGGCGCCGTCAGGGGCGGCGTCGCCGCCTTCGTTGACGTCACCCAACGAAACCAAGCAGAACGAGCGCTGAGGGAAACGGAAGAGTTCAACCGGACGATCATCGACTGTAGTCCTGATTGCATTAAGGTGCTTGATCTAGACGGCCGCCTGCTGATGATCAACGAGGCGGGCCGCCGGCTCCTAGAGATCGACGATGCTGCCTCGCTCTACGGCCAGGATTGGCGCTCCATTTGGCCGCGATTTGCGACGAATGAAGCCGGCGACGTTCTGGCGCAGGCGAAGGCTGGACGCTCCCTCCGTTTTGAGGAGTTGCACACGACCCTCAAGGGAACGCAGAAATGGTGGGACGTCATCATGACGCCTGTGCGCGGGGGCGACGGGGACGTTGTCCGGATCTTGTCGGTTTCCCGCGACATCAGCGACCGCAAGCAGACCGAGGACGCGCTGCGCGACGCTGATCGCCGCAAAGACGAATTCCTCGCGACCCTTGCGCATGAACTGCGCAACCCGCTCGCCGCCATCGCCAATGCTGTCTACTTGCTCAAGAAATCGGCGGGCGGCAGCGGCAGTAATACAGCGCAGACGCCTAAGCTTCTGGCCATGGCGGAAAATCAGGTCGGCCACCTCGTCCGGCTCGTCGATGACCTCTTGGAGGTCTCGCGCATCACCTCGGGGAAAATCCAACTCAAGAAGCAGCCGGTAGATCTCGCGGAGGTTCTTCGGCAATCAGTCGATGCGAGCCACGCGATGGCTGAATCCCTCCGCCACAAGATCAGTCTCGCGCTCCCCGACGAGCCGCTGATGGTCGACGGAGACCCGGTGCGGCTTACGCAAATCTTCACAAACATCTTAAACAACGCCGTGAAGTACACGCCTTTAGGGGGCGATATCGTCGTTTCGACGCAGCGTACCCAAAGCGCATGTTCTGTTCGAATCAAGGACACAGGCGCGGGAATCCCCGCGGACATGTTGTCCCGCATCTTTGACCTTTTCACGCAGGTTGATCGCACCCTGGTCCGCTCTCAGGGAGGCATTGGGCTCGGTCTCAACCTGGCCCGACGCCTCTGCGAGTTGCATGGCGGAGATATCGAAGCGCATAGCGAAGGGGTGGGGCGGGGAAGTGAATTCATCGTACGGCTGCCTTTGATGGCTCCCCTGCTACGGCGTAAGGTTCAATTAGACACGCTAAAGTCGAAAGAATTCCTTTTGAAGAGAGTGATGGTTGTGGACGACGATTCGACCGTGGCGGAATCCTTGGCAATGATTTTGAAGGACTTGGGTGTCGTGGTGAAGACCGCAACCAGCGGCGCCGAAGCTTTGAATTTGCTTTCCCAATTCTGGCCCGAGCTTGCGCTTATCGACATCGGCATGCCGGGAATCGATGGTTATGAAACGGCGCGTCGCATCCGTCGACTGCCCGATGGGAAGAACTTGGTCCTGGCGGCGCTGAGCGGGTGGGGCCGGAGCGAAGATCGCAAGAGAGGGGTCGAAGCGGGATTCGATCGCCATTTTGTCAAGCCGATTGACCTTACGGAGCTTCACGAGCTCCTGTTATTTGGAACCAGAGAAGCACACGGTTGA